The Podarcis raffonei isolate rPodRaf1 chromosome Z, rPodRaf1.pri, whole genome shotgun sequence genome segment GTGCGGTAAACACAGGTGTGCCTCCCTTTCCTCCAGGTCCCTGAACTCACCTACGACTTCCTTAGGGCTGAGCCAATCAGTTGCATTTAATACGCACAAATGATCCTTTAAGGCTAGTCTGCTGGGGAACGTTTTacttagttttattttatttcgtaaaatttatatacccaaaaaaaaccaacaatgacAACACCTGAAAacgttttacaaaaaaaattcaaaaatcaggAAGAAGGATTAGCCAACACGATGTTTTAAGACTTtcagaaagttaaaataacagtagactaaaacagattaaaactcacatcccctttctattcgtgttgacacattaaatgatttataaaactacaggtGAGGatctcaaactatatccttgttcttcctgtgtgtgacattattattatgactggaatgtaattgaaatcaacaagattttggaacgcagaaataaagaaaatcatcaactCATCAATTCTAGCACGTGGGGGGCcaccttatctaaattatataatttggtatttgaatgattgatATTATTGATTGTataataaattggtattgttataatgaggctattattggataacaattgaaaattaataaaaattattattaaaaagctcACATCAGCTTTCAAAACATCTGCGTAGGCTTGtccaagcaaaaatgtttttcagcATTTTTGTTGacaaataggcagggagttctaaagtgtagatgctgccacacCAGAATATTGAGTTCTTACAATGCGGACCAAGTATTATGTGCCAGTTCTGCTGATTGAAGCAGTTGAATGGGCATTTGTGGGGCAAGGCGATCTCATTGCTAATGTTGGAGATGTTTCCTTCTTTGAAAATAGGGTAGGAGTCTGCAAGTTAAATGCAGAAAGGTATAACTCTTCCAGATTTTTGAAATCCTCCACAATTGTCCAGCTGTCAAAGTTGGTTCCTGCCTGGAAGAAGCTTCCCTGTGGGAGTTGTCCTGCGCTGGGAGGTAAGAGCCTGCCTCACTCCAAATCCAGCCGTTGGTCCCTTCTGCCCAGGATTTTATATTCTGACTGGCAAAGGCTCACCAGGGACTTGTGCAGAGACATGTCTTTTTCCAGAACCTGCTCTCCAGCTGATTTCTGGTATTATCTTTTGTatatggtttttatattgtattttgtattgtattattttatgaatAGCATTATATTCATATGCATATAAATTTACAaacatttatttgttatttttctataaacaaataaaatacccCATATGGGGTTTGTGCTTTAATAGGACATTTGGAGTTCTCTGCTAACTCTTGACTGGGACGTAAGCAGAGCCCTGcccacaaaaggggggggggcttctagTCTAGCTTCCTGTTCCTACGGTGGCCATTCAGGTGTCCCAATGAGAAACTACCAAGGAAGCCCTGAGTGTGAGAGCGCTcatccctcctgtggcttctgcTAACTGGTGTTAACAGTTAATACATTCTTTTAGATGGGGAGGGGCgcttttgtgtcagtgtcacttgggttggttctctttctattcatgcCAACCTTTTCAATGCCTGCTGACAACTTTTCTATTATCACCTGCCCTATGCAGGCAAtgaagaatacatctttccacaatgGTTATAATTGAAGTCTGTTTTTAACCATTTTAATGGTTAATATCATACGTTTTTATTGCTATAAACCACTGTAATATATGTTTGTTTACTGCCTCTGATGGTGGAGACAGAGCTTAGCCCTTCTGGCTAGTAGCCTTGCTACCCAAGCtcttggccattgctgcctcctgtgggagagagatCTGTAGTTTTGACCGTTCAGCCatgcactgcgtgaagaagtgGTTTCTTTTCTCCCTTCTGAATCTCTCCAGAGTTCATCCACAACTGTGATGTTTGGAGGTTTGTCCGGAGTCCTCTGTCCTCAGGcagcagtgtttgtgtgtgtgtgtgtgtgtgtgtgtgtgtgtgtgtgtgtgtaatccatACAGGATTTTACTTGAGCCCAAGGCCAGCCTGCTCCTCATATCTGAGCTAATCCAGCCTCCCCCATTTGGCTCCCCAAGGGCAGCCCTCAAGCAGGCCCTGAGTCCAAGAGTGCTCTCACCCACCCTGCCCTGTGCCTttcagcaactgctgttcagaagcaccactgactgtggaggcagaggcaCAGGCACCGTCTGTTATTGATGTGGCaagttgctgctgtcactgcctgcttcatcccctccctctctccctccctccccaggccCCAAAGGGGTGATCAACGACTGGAGGAGATTCAAGCAGCTGGAGACAGAGCAGCGGGAGGAACAGTGCCGGGAGATGGAGCGCCTCATCCAGAAGCTCTCAGTGACATGCAGGTCCCACCTGGATGACGAGGAGGACAAGCGGAAGCAGAAGGAGCTCCAGGAAAAGCTGAATGGCAAGGTAACAGGCACAGGAAGGGAGGCCTCTCTGGCAACCTTTTCCGTGTGGATTCCAACCCTACCCGCAGGCATCCCTGGAGCAGGTGCTGTTTTGCAGCTGGCGGGGGACCACCTGCCCTGAGTGGCACTCAGCACCTGGTGGTGGAGCTGCCAAGTGTTCAGGGCACAGCTAGCATAGGGGAACCTGCTGCCCTCTGGGTATTTTTGGAATCTAGATCCCATCAACCAGCACGGCCCACAACCCGGGGTgatggggagttggagtccccaaCTGCACCCGGGGTCTTGTGCCGCCTCTGGTGTATATCAGTTTAAAAACAGgcaggcagggggcaggggatttcaggcagggaggaaTGCAGGTGGGTTAACTTTCGGGGGAACTTAGTAGCAAGGGCTGGCCTGTCCATTGGCCttggtgaggcagctgcctcaggagaggggcagcagatcctgggcCCCCAGAAGTGCACAGCTCACCTCCTCCTGCTCTTGCTGCTTTTGGTGGATGCCTGGGAAGAGCAGGACTGCTGCCGCCTCTGCCTCTCTGTCATCCTTCTTTTCTCCCCCATTTCCTCCAGCTATCTGGAACTGCCCTGAGTCGTCCCAGGCAAAGGCAGCTGTAGGAGGGCACCGTTGACTGTTTTGCCTaaagtggcaaaatgtcttgtgctGGCCCTGCCTTGCTTGTTGGGAACTTCCTTTCCAGCTTCTGAGCTGTCCTCCAGCAAGTGCCAATTTAAGCAGCTTTTGTTTAGTGCTCCAGTTACTGTGTAATCAGCATCTTTTTCTTGATGTTATGCAGCTCAGCCCATGCGTgccaggaggaggggaaggggggggcaatGGGAGGGCAGGAGGGTGGAAATTTCTGTTCTGCCTTGAGTGGCACAGGGCCTTGGGCCATCCCTGACTGAGGAGGCAGCCTGTTTTCCCAGCTAACCCTGCAGGAGTACAGTGCGCTGCGTGAGGGCCCAGATGACGAGGAGTTTCTGCAGCAGTACCGCAAGCAGCGCATGGAGGAGATGCGGCGGCAGCTGCGCAGTGGGCAGTACTTCAAGCAGGTCTTCGAGATCCACAGTGCGGAGGCCTTCCTGGACACCATTGACAAGGGGCCCAGAAATACCCTGGTGATGGTCCACATTTACGAGGATGATGTCCCAGGGGCCGACTCCCTCCATGGATGCATGGTCTGCCTGGCCACTGAGTACCCCGCAGTCAAGTTCTGCCGAGTGCGGAGCTCCCTGATCGGCGCCAGCTCCCGCTTCACCACCAGCGCCCTGCCGGCCCTCCTGGTCTACAAGGGTGGGGAACTGGTGGGCAACTTTGTCCGTATCACTGACCAACTGGGTGAGGACTTCTTCGCCGGGGACCTGGAGGGCTTCCTGCAGGAGTGCGGCCTGCTCCCTGAGAAGGACCTGGTGCTCCTCACCTCCGTCCTCAATGCCTCCTCATCCTGCCTCAGCGATGACAGTGACCTGGAGATCGACTGAGGGCAGGCTAGGGTGAGCAGAGAGGCACCTGTGAAGGGGCAAGTAGAAAAGCCGCTAGAAGGCAGTTACCcagttgccacacacacacacacacacacacacacacacacacacaccgttccCAAATGGAGGAGCCACCTCAAGCCTCCAGCTGAAACCTGTCCAGCAgcctgtggcccctctgccctgccctgcccaccaCAGAGCCCTTGCCGCTGCCCCTGATGGGTCTCGAAGCCTCAGTTCCTAGTTGCTGCTTTGCTTTTATGGATCTTGCACCTGCATTTTGCACAAGCAGGCATTTTAGCCAGGAGCTGGATGCCAGCAACCCACCCTCCCAAAGGAGTAGGCCTGCATGGGGCTCACACGAACCCTGAGGTgtcaaatggggtgggggagttgtactgatgggagttgtagtccaaacacctTGAGGGGACCCAGGCTggcaaacactgttgcagaccaTAGTTCAGTCCCAGTAGTTGGCTTGGTAAGTCTGGCTATTCTCTCCGGGGTCCTGGGCATTCCTAGCATTCATTTAACAACCCTTGATGTGTTGCTCTGTACAACATCGCCCTCAACTGCAGGCTGCCCTATGCTTGTTTGTGGATGTTCATCCCCTGTGTTAATCTACAAGACATGACCTTCTGCCCTGTTCCTCCAGCGGAAATGGACTCTATTTTGCTAagctctcttttaaaatgtgtaccGTATTCCTAACTGTTTTTAAACTAATGCAATAAAGACATGAGTATCATTAAGTTTCCTGTCCAGTTGCTTCTTTGAGCAGCTGTTGGTGCTATGCAGCCCTTGTCCCAGGGTTGTTGTTCATcgggaggaagaaaagcagagccaCAGGTACAGGTGCTCACCCACGGAGGCCGGTCTGTTGGGAGGGATGGGGCATTCCCCACCAACATCAATCAGCCCCAACATGCCTACCCCTCTTGCAGCCAGTCTagagtggtggtggcagcagcagcaatcatTTCCAGTGTCTTCCtccttagcctcagtgttgcccaTGTAGAACTTGCTGCCTTTTAATCCACCTTCTGCTTTGTCAAACAGATGGTTTTCTCTCATTTTTAATGACCCATAAATGTGACTACAGGTGTGAAACCCTGCAGCTAAGGTAGCCAGCACAGTGCCCTCTGGACTCAAACGCAAGAGGAACCCTGCTGGCCCATCTGATCTAGCATcctctcctcacagtggccaacccaacgcctgttgtgggaaacctgcaagcagggaacaaacacaagacccctctccccttctgtttaACCATGtgcctgttgaatggtttatttaaatgtaaaggttcatcattgttccacctgatgtgtatgtctttaaggggccagagcaagggccagagtaagataacgagacccagctttacagctgtgaagcatagcaggtgctgctgagttgtatttgattaaggtgtgtcagcatttgggtgtagtatataaggagcagcacctagctctcccattaccctgggggatgggttggtggttgggtctggtttggttgttaatgtacttagtgtaaaaggagtttttgtttttcttattaaaacctagtttaagttatttttgagtcctttattttttaatgcatggtctccccagcaagctctctgcgctactaaactgcaaacagccaacatctttggttatgggcccagctgctgagtggatgactatttttggactctgagaaaggtttgaaaactccttctcctgttagcgtagttctgtgggtctggaagagttccagaatggttgaccgggttcctgaagctgagaaggctctggtcttcccacagctaacagatgagaactatagtttatggtcttttcgggtggaggcgcttttgacctctagagaagtatggacctatgtaactgacgaccctcctgaccctgtgactaatgcttggtcgaaaggagatgcaaaagccagggcgataattaatttggcagtcagcgaccagcaagtagtctatataagaaataagaaaactgccaaagaaatgtgggacagtcttgcagcagtgcatgttagaaaagagtcagcatctgcattgatgtttttcaagcagttgtaccagacgaagttgcagcctggtggtgatttggcagcacacttgagacgtctggaggcaatacgctgcgaattaattcgaagggacatggagatacctgatattcagtatgtttttatcattctttgttcccttaatgaggacttcgatggtatagctagccagatatctgccgttccaccagcacaattaactgtggaaggggtaacggcaagattaatgggcgagttggacagaagggaggcttgtgccataagcactcctatttccagaagtaatgaggaccgccatatgcaaacttgtggtgatacaactgtatttaaagctgccaagcgttgttggttctgcaataagcaaggacattttgcaaaggactgcagatccaaaagaaagcaaagtactcccaagcctgtttctgttcgtcagtcacggtcgtcagcccagcagccgacatcgtatagtagagacagaaacgagccgcgagttttccatgctaggacaacagatcgtaaaagacttaaacgtgccaagtggaagtcttttgttgtggactcaggagcatctcagcacgtttgcaatgatcgaagcttgtttatttctttcgaagaggaaattggtaatgtacatttagccaattcacaagtcttgcagtcgcttggcaggggtactgttaaacttgactctttaaacattacaatagtgaactgcatttactgcccgtcagtggacaatttattgtcagtaaggtgctttgctcgtcaaggcataactgtgcgtttcttaaagtc includes the following:
- the PDCL gene encoding phosducin-like protein, whose product is MTTLDDKLLGEKLQYYYSSSEEEDSEKEEEGEQQQHGAPQDATEPRNVVLSSDGSAVNTGPKGVINDWRRFKQLETEQREEQCREMERLIQKLSVTCRSHLDDEEDKRKQKELQEKLNGKLTLQEYSALREGPDDEEFLQQYRKQRMEEMRRQLRSGQYFKQVFEIHSAEAFLDTIDKGPRNTLVMVHIYEDDVPGADSLHGCMVCLATEYPAVKFCRVRSSLIGASSRFTTSALPALLVYKGGELVGNFVRITDQLGEDFFAGDLEGFLQECGLLPEKDLVLLTSVLNASSSCLSDDSDLEID